In Clavibacter californiensis, the sequence TCGCGACGCCGCCGCGCGGGCCGAGCTCGATCCCGGCGTCGCGCGCCAGCTCGTCGCGCGGCGTGATCCCGATGGAGAAGACGACGACGTCGGCGTGGACGGTCCGGCCGTCGGTGAGCGTCATGCCGGTCACGCGGCCGGTGGGCGTCGTGAGGATCGCCGTCGGACGGACACCCAGGTGCAGCTCGATGCCCTGGCCGTGGATGATGCGGCCGAGCGCCTGGCCGGCGCCCTCGTCCAGCTGCGACGACATGAGCCACCGCCCGGAGTGCACGACCGCGGAGCGCGCGCCGAGGGCGTGGACGCCGCCCGCCGCCTCGAGCCCGAGCAGCCCGCCGCCGACGGTCACCACGTTGGCCGGCCGCCCGTGGCGCTCGCGGAACGCCGCGACCTCGGACACCAGGTCGGCGACGTCGGCGAGGGTCCGGTAGACGCGGCCGGCGGCGGCGCCCTCGATGGGCGGCACGGACGCGGCGCTGCCCGTCGCCAGCACGAGCTCGTCGTACGCGAGGACCGCGCCGTCGTCGAGGAGCACGGTCCGGGCGACGGGGTCGACGCGCGTCGCGAGGCGCCCCGGTCGGCAGTCGAGGACCGCGTGGTCCCAGAAGGCGGGCGCGCCGAGCGTCAGGTCGACCTCGCCGTGCAGCCGCTTCGAGAGCTGCACCCGGTCGTAGGGGAGGTGGGGCTCGTCGCCGACCACCGTGATCCGGAGCCTCGGCGATCCCGCGTCGACGCGCGACGCGAGGGACTCGGCGAGCCGGTGGGCCGCGGGTCCGCCGCCCACGATCACGACGCGGCGGACGCCGTCGGGGGCCGTCGTCGGGGTCGACGGCCCGGGAGCGGGCGCCGTCCCCGTCGGGATCGCGGACGCGGCGACGGGCGTCGGGGACGCGGCGACGGTCGTCGGGGCTGCGTGCGGATCGGACGGCGTGGCACCGGATGCGCTCATGTCGGACCTCCTGCTCGGGTGTCCTCCCACGCTACGGACGCCCCGTTTCCGGGTCGTTGCCCCCGTGTCACGCCGTGTGACGGGCGCCTCACGCCGACACCGACCGGGCGAGAGGTGTTCGTTACGCCGCCGTCACGGCGACGGTCGGAGCCCGAAACACCGCGTCCCTAGCGTTGCCGACACGAGCCGCCCCGATCCGGGACGGCCGCCGATCCGCCCATTCGCCGATCCGCCCGAGCACCGACCGCGAGGAGACCGCATGACCATGACGGAGCACACCGCCCCCGCCGCCTCCGTGGCGTCGCCGGGCCCCTGGCTCGCCGTGTGCCGGCTCGACCAGCTGGAGCCGCTCTGGGGCGAGGCCGCGCTGGTCGGCGGCGACCAGGTCGCGCTCCTCCGCCTGCCGGACGGGAGCGTCCGGGCCGTCGGCCACGCCGATCCCGCGACGGGCGCGTTCGTGATGGCGCGGGGCATCGTCGGCTCCCGGGGCGGCCGCACCACCATCGCGTCGCCCCTGCACAAGGACGTGTTCGACCTCGACACGGGGGAGTGCCTCACCCGGCCGGAGCTGCGACTGCCCGTGTGGCGGAGCCGCGTCCGCGACGGCGTCGTGGAGGTGGCCCGCAGCGCGGCGCTCGTCGCGGCGAGCCACGGCACGTCGGATCCCGCGGGCCGCCGAGCCGTGACCGCGCTCGTGCAGGCGGTGCGCGAGGCGCGCCCCGACCTCCGCGTCGTGGACGCCCACGTCGACGTGCAGCAGCCCGACGTCCCCGCCGCCATGGACGGCCTCGACGACCCGGCCCGCGCGGTGATCGTCGTGCCGCTGCTCCTGAGCGCCGGCTACCACGTGCACGTCGACCTCGCGGAGGCGGCCGCCGACGCCGCGCCGCGCGAGGTGCGGGTGACGGGCGCGCTCGGCCCGGATCCGCGCCTCGCCGTCGTCCTCGCCCGGCGCCTCCGCGACGCCGGCCTCCGGGACGGCGACCGCGTCGTGCTCGCCGCCGCCGGATCCAGCGACGCGGGCGCCGTCGCCGACTGCCACGCCGTGGGCGCCCTGCTCGCCGCCGAGCTCGGCCGCGACGTCGTCACGTCCTTCATCTCCGCCGCCCGGCCGCGTGTTCCCGCGGCCGTGCGCGCCGAGCGGGAGGCCCACCCCGGCTCCCGCGTCGTCGTCGGCACCTACCTCCTCGCCCCCGGCTACTTCGCCACCCTCGCCGAGCGCGCGGGAGGGGACGCCACGAGCGCCCCCCTCCTCGTCGACGGCGAGGCGCCGCCGCCCGAGCTCGTCGACATCGTCGTCGAGCTGCACGAGCGGGCCACGGTGCCCGCGCGCTGATCCGCGCCGGACGTCCCGTCGACCATCCGTCGACCATCCGTCGACCGCCCGCATCCCGCCACCCGCATCCCCTCCCGACCGCCGTGCCGCGGCACGCGCCCATCCGGCGCGCCACGACGTCCGGCCCCGCCGCGCCCGCGGCCCCACCCGCATCCGCACCGACCCCGACCCCGACCACCAGGAGACACGCCATGACCGAACTCCTCCCGCCCGCGACCGACCCGAGGACCGAGACCGGTCTGCCCCCGGCACCGCCCTCCGCGCCGCCCACCCCCGCCGGTCCGCCGGCGCCCGGCTCCCGCACCGTCGACGCGCACGGCGCCTCGGCACCCGGGCTCTCGTTCCGCGACGGCTCCGTCATCGACGGCTGGGATCCGGAGGACCGGGCGCAGTGGGAGGGCGGCGGCTCGCGCATCGCCGCCCGCAACCTGCGCTGGTCGATCCTCGCCGAGTTCCTCGGCTTCGTCGTGTGGCAGCTGTGGTCGATCGTCGTCGTCCAGCTGCCCGCCGCGGGCTTCGACCTCTCCACCGGCGAGGTGTTCTGGCTCATCTCCATGCCGAGCCTCGTCGGCGCGACCCTCCGCTTCCCGTACACGTTCATGGTCCCGCGCTTCGGCGGCCGCAACTGGACGGTGATCTCGGCGCTGCTGCTGCTCATCCCCACGATCGCGCTCGCCGTGTGCGTGGGGAACCCGGAGACGCCGTTCGGCGTGCTGCTCGCGGTCGCCGCGCTCGCCGGGTTCGGCGGCGGGAACTTCGCGAGCTCCATGTCGAACATCACGTACTTCTACCCGCAGAGCCGGAAGGGCTGGGCGCTCGGCCTCAACGCCGCGGGCGGCAACCTCGGTGCGTCGGTGGCGCAGCTGGTCGTGCCGCTCGTCATCACGGTCGGCGCCGCGGCGACCCTCGACCTGCCCCTCGCGGGCTGGGTCTGGGTGCCGCTGATCCTCGTCGCGGCCTTCGGCGCCTGGCGCCGCATGGACAACCTGTCGCACGCCAAGGCCGACCTGACGGCGTCGCTCGCGGCCCTCCGGGAGCCGCACCTGTGGATCCTCGCGTTCCTCTACGTGGGCACCTTCGGCTCCTTCATCGGCTTCGCGGGCGTCTTCCCGAAGCTCATCTCGGACGAGTTCCCGGAGCTCTCGACCTTCGCGGTGGGCTCGGCGACGCTGTCGCTCGCGTTCCTCGGCTCGCTGATGGGGTCGCTCGCCCGGCCCCTCGGCGGGCGCCTCGCGGACCGCCACGGCGGCGCCGCGGTCACCATGGGCGCCTTCGTCGCCATGGGCCTCGCCGTCGTCGCCGTCATCGTGACGCTGCCGATCGGGAGCTTCCCGCTGTTCCTGGTGCTGTTCCTGGTGCTCTTCACGGCCAGCGGCATGGGCAACGGCGCCACCTACCGCATGATCCCCGCGGTGTTCGCGCTGCGCTCCGGCACCGCGCGCGCGGGCCGCTCGTCGGGCGACGTCGGCACGCAGCGGAAGACCGCGGCCGCCCTCGGCCTCATCTCGGGCCTCGGGGCGTACGGCGGGTTCATCATCCCGCAGGTGCTCAGCCTCTCGAAGACGGAGACCGGCGGGTACACCACCGGCCTCGGCGGCTTCGTCGTCGCGTACGCGGTCATGCTCGCGGTCACCGGGCTCGTCTACCTCCGCGCGGGCGGCATCCGCCGCGGGACCGCCGCCGGCACGCGCGTCTGATGCGCGTGGCCGCCGCGATCGACCCGGGCACGCGCGGGCACTGCCCGTACTGCGCGCTGCAGTGCGCGATGACGCTGTCTCCGTCCGTCGCCGACGGCCCCGACGGCCCCGCCGGCGCCCCGGGCGGGGCGGCGGCGGGTGGCGCGGCCGCCGGGCCGACGCCCGCCCGCCCGGTGCTCACGGTCTCGGGCCGGGACTTCCCCACCAACCGCGGCGGCCTGTGCCGGAAGGGCTGGACGAGCGCCGAGGTGCTGACAGCGGCAGGTCGGCTCACGCACCCGCTCGTGCGGGACGCGGCGGGCGACCTGGTCCGCGCGAGCTGGGACGATGCCCTCGACCTCGTCGCCGACCGGCTCCGGGACAGCCGCGCCCGGTTCGGCGCGGACTCCGTGGGCGTCTTCGGCGGCGGCGGCCTCACCAACGAGAAGGCCTACCAGCTGGGCAAGTTCGCCCGGCTGGCGCTCGGCACCTCCCGCATCGACTACAACGGGCGCTTCTGCATGTCGTCGGCGGCCGCGGCCGGGAACCGCGCGTTCGGCGTCGACCGCGGGCTGCCGTTCCCCGTCGCCGACCTCGACGGCGCGTCGACCATCCTGCTCCTCGGCTCCAACGTGGCCGCCACGATG encodes:
- the nirD gene encoding nitrite reductase small subunit NirD, translating into MTMTEHTAPAASVASPGPWLAVCRLDQLEPLWGEAALVGGDQVALLRLPDGSVRAVGHADPATGAFVMARGIVGSRGGRTTIASPLHKDVFDLDTGECLTRPELRLPVWRSRVRDGVVEVARSAALVAASHGTSDPAGRRAVTALVQAVREARPDLRVVDAHVDVQQPDVPAAMDGLDDPARAVIVVPLLLSAGYHVHVDLAEAAADAAPREVRVTGALGPDPRLAVVLARRLRDAGLRDGDRVVLAAAGSSDAGAVADCHAVGALLAAELGRDVVTSFISAARPRVPAAVRAEREAHPGSRVVVGTYLLAPGYFATLAERAGGDATSAPLLVDGEAPPPELVDIVVELHERATVPAR
- a CDS encoding MFS transporter, giving the protein MTELLPPATDPRTETGLPPAPPSAPPTPAGPPAPGSRTVDAHGASAPGLSFRDGSVIDGWDPEDRAQWEGGGSRIAARNLRWSILAEFLGFVVWQLWSIVVVQLPAAGFDLSTGEVFWLISMPSLVGATLRFPYTFMVPRFGGRNWTVISALLLLIPTIALAVCVGNPETPFGVLLAVAALAGFGGGNFASSMSNITYFYPQSRKGWALGLNAAGGNLGASVAQLVVPLVITVGAAATLDLPLAGWVWVPLILVAAFGAWRRMDNLSHAKADLTASLAALREPHLWILAFLYVGTFGSFIGFAGVFPKLISDEFPELSTFAVGSATLSLAFLGSLMGSLARPLGGRLADRHGGAAVTMGAFVAMGLAVVAVIVTLPIGSFPLFLVLFLVLFTASGMGNGATYRMIPAVFALRSGTARAGRSSGDVGTQRKTAAALGLISGLGAYGGFIIPQVLSLSKTETGGYTTGLGGFVVAYAVMLAVTGLVYLRAGGIRRGTAAGTRV